A single window of Oncorhynchus keta strain PuntledgeMale-10-30-2019 unplaced genomic scaffold, Oket_V2 Un_contig_8226_pilon_pilon, whole genome shotgun sequence DNA harbors:
- the LOC127926773 gene encoding coagulation factor V-like isoform X10 yields the protein MDRGHNSIEMDRDHNSIEMDRGHISIEMDRGHNSIEMDRGHNSIEMDRGHNSIEMDRGHNSIEMDRGHNSIEMDRGHNSIEMDRGHNSIEMDRGHNSIEMDRGHNSIEMDRGHNSIEMDRGHNSIEMDRGHNSIEMDRGHNSIEMDRGHNSIEMDRGHNSIEMDRGHNSIEMDRGHNSIEMDRGHNSIEMDRGHNSIEMDRGHNSIEMDRGHNSIEMDRGHNSIEMDRGHNSIEMDRGHNSIEMDRGHNSIEMDRGHNSIEMDRGHNSIEMDRGHNSIEMDRGHNSIEMDRGHNSIEMDRGHNSIEMDRGHNSIEMDRGHNSIEMDRGHNSIEMDRGHNSIEMDRGHNSIEMDRGHNSIEMDRGHNSIEMDRGHNSIEMDRGHNSIEMDRGHNSIEMDRGHNSIEMDRGHNSIEMDRGHNSIEMDRGHNSIEMDRGHNSIEMDRGHNSIEMDRGHNSIEMDRGHNSIEMDRGHNSIEMDRGHNSIEMDRGHNSIEMDRGHNSIEMDRGHNSIEMDRGHNSIEMDRGHNSIEMDRGHNSIEMDRGHNSIEMDRGHNSIEMDRGHISIEMDRGHNSIEMDRHYH from the exons atggacagaggtcacaacagcatagagatggacagagatcacaacagcatagagatggacagaggtcacatcagcatagagatggacagag gtcataacagcatagagatggacagaggtcacaacagcatagagatggacagaggtcataacagcatagagatggacagaggtcataacagcatagagatggacagaggtcataacagcatagagatggacagaggtcataacagcatagagatggacagaggtcacaacagcatagagatggacagaggtcataacagcatagagatggacagaggtcataacagcatagagatggacagaggtcataacagcatagagatggacagaggtcataacagcatagagatggacagaggtcataacagcatagagatggacagaggtcataacagcatagagatggacagaggtcacaacagcatagagatggacagaggtcacaacagcatagagatggacagaggtcataacagcatagagatggacagaggtcacaacagcatagagatggacagaggtcacaacagcatagagatggacagaggtcacaacagcatagagatggacagaggtcacaacagcatagagatggacagag gtcacaacagcatagagatggacagaggtcataacagcatagagatggacagaggtcataacagcatagagatggacagaggtcataacagcatagagatggacagaggtcataacagcatagagatggacagaggtcataacagcatagagatggacagaggtcataacagcatagagatggacagaggtcataacagcatagagatggacagaggtcacaacagcatagagatggacagaggtcataacagcatagagatggacagaggtcacaacagcatagagatggacagaggtcacaacagcatagagatggacagaggtcataacagcatagagatggacagaggtcacaacagcatagagatggacagaggtcataacagcatagagatggacagaggtcacaacagcatagagatggacagaggtcacaacagcatagagatggacagaggtcataacagcatagagatggacagaggtcataacagcatagagatggacagaggtcataacagcatagagatggacagaggtcataacagcatagagatggacagaggtcataacagcatagagatggacagaggtcacaacagcatagagatggacagaggtcacaacagcatagagatggacagaggtcacaacagcatagagatggacagaggtcacaacagcatagagatggacagaggtcacaacagcatagagatggacagaggtcacaacagcatagagatggacagaggtcacaacagcatagagatggacagaggtcacaacagcatagagatggacagaggtcacaacagcatagagatggacagaggtcataacagcatagagatggacagaggtcacaacagcatagagatggacagaggtcacaacagcatagagatggacagaggtcacaacagcatagagatggacagaggtcacaacagcatagagatggacagaggtcacaacagcatagagatggacagaggtcacaacagcatagagatggacagaggtcacaacagcatagagatggacagaggtcatatcagcatagagatggacagaggtcataacagcatagagatggacagacattaccattga
- the LOC127926773 gene encoding coagulation factor V-like isoform X9, with protein sequence MDRGHNSIEMDRDHNSIEMDRGHISIEMDRGHNSIEMDRGHNSIEMDRGHNSIEMDRGHNSIEMDRGHNSIEMDRGHNSIEMDRGHNSIEMDRGHNSIEMDRGHNSIEMDRGHNSIEMDRGHNSIEMDRGHNSIEMDRGHNSIEMDRGHNSIEMDRGHNSIEMDRGHNSIEMDRGHNSIEMDRGHNSIEMDRGHNSIEMDRGHNSIEMDRGHNSIEMDRGHNSIEMDRGHNSIEMDRGHNSIEMDRGHNSIEMDRGHNSIEMDRGHNSIEMDRGHNSIEMDRGHNSIEMDRGHNSIEMDRGHNSIEMDRGHNSIEMDRGHNSIEMDRGHNSIEMDRGHNSIEMDRGHNSIEMDRGHNSIEMDRGHNSIEMDRGHNSIEMDRGHNSIEMDRGHNSIEMDRGHNSIEMDRGHNSIEMDRGHNSIEMDRGHNSIEMDRGHNSIEMDRGHNSIEMDRGHNSIEMDRGHNSIEMDRGHNSIEMDRGHNSIEMDRGHNSIEMDRGHNSIEMDRGHNSIEMDRGHNSIEMDRGHNSIEMDRGHNSIEMDRGHNSIEMDRGHNSIEMDRGHNSIEMDRGHISIEMDRGHNSIEMDRHYH encoded by the exons atggacagaggtcacaacagcatagagatggacagagatcacaacagcatagagatggacagaggtcacatcagcatagagatggacagag gtcataacagcatagagatggacagaggtcacaacagcatagagatggacagaggtcataacagcatagagatggacagaggtcataacagcatagagatggacagaggtcataacagcatagagatggacagaggtcataacagcatagagatggacagaggtcacaacagcatagagatggacagaggtcataacagcatagagatggacagaggtcataacagcatagagatggacagaggtcataacagcatagagatggacagaggtcataacagcatagagatggacagaggtcataacagcatagagatggacagaggtcataacagcatagagatggacagaggtcacaacagcatagagatggacagaggtcacaacagcatagagatggacagaggtcataacagcatagagatggacagaggtcacaacagcatagagatggacagaggtcacaacagcatagagatggacagaggtcacaacagcatagagatggacagag gtcacaacagcatagagatggacagaggtcataacagcatagagatggacagaggtcataacagcatagagatggacagaggtcacaacagcatagagatggacagaggtcataacagcatagagatggacagaggtcacaacagcatagagatggacagaggtcataacagcatagagatggacagaggtcataacagcatagagatggacagaggtcataacagcatagagatggacagaggtcataacagcatagagatggacagaggtcataacagcatagagatggacagaggtcataacagcatagagatggacagaggtcataacagcatagagatggacagaggtcacaacagcatagagatggacagaggtcataacagcatagagatggacagaggtcacaacagcatagagatggacagaggtcacaacagcatagagatggacagaggtcataacagcatagagatggacagag gtcacaacagcatagagatggacagaggtcataacagcatagagatggacagaggtcataacagcatagagatggacagaggtcataacagcatagagatggacagaggtcataacagcatagagatggacagaggtcataacagcatagagatggacagaggtcacaacagcatagagatggacagaggtcacaacagcatagagatggacagaggtcacaacagcatagagatggacagaggtcacaacagcatagagatggacagaggtcacaacagcatagagatggacagaggtcacaacagcatagagatggacagaggtcacaacagcatagagatggacagaggtcacaacagcatagagatggacagaggtcacaacagcatagagatggacagaggtcataacagcatagagatggacagaggtcacaacagcatagagatggacagaggtcacaacagcatagagatggacagaggtcacaacagcatagagatggacagaggtcacaacagcatagagatggacagaggtcacaacagcatagagatggacagaggtcacaacagcatagagatggacagaggtcacaacagcatagagatggacagaggtcatatcagcatagagatggacagaggtcataacagcatagagatggacagacattaccattga
- the LOC127926773 gene encoding coagulation factor V-like isoform X2: MDRGHNSIEMDRDHNSIEMDRGHISIEMDRGHNSIEMDRGHNSIEMDRGHNSIEMDRGHNSIEMDRGHNSIEMDRGHNSIEMDRGHNSIEMDRGHNSIEMDRGHNSIEMDRGHNSIEMDRGHNSIEMDRGHNSIEMDRGHNSIEMDRGHNSIEMDRGHNSIEMDRGHNSIEMDRGLISIEMDRGHNSIEMDRGHNSIEMDRGHNSIEMDRGHNSIEMDRGHNSIEMDRGHNSIEMDRGHNSIEMDRGHNSIEMDRGHNSIEMDRGHNSIEMDRGHNSIEMDRGHNSIEMDRGHNSIEMDRGHNSIEMDRGHNSIEMDRGHNSIEMDRGHNSIEMDRGHNSIEMDRGHNSIEMDRGHNSIEMDRGHNSIEMDRGHNSIEMDRGHNSIEMDRGHNSIEMDRGHNSIEMDRGHNSIEMDRGHNSIEMDRGHNSIEMDRGHNSIEMDRGHNSIEMDRGHNSIEMDRGHNSIEMDRGHNSIEMDRGHNSIEMDRGHNSIEMDRGHNSIEMDRGHNSIEMDRGHNSIEMDRGHNSIEMDRGHNSIEMDRGHNSIEMDRGHNSIEMDRGHNSIEMDRGHNSIEMDRGHNSIEMDRGHISIEMDRGHNSIEMDRHYH; encoded by the exons atggacagaggtcacaacagcatagagatggacagagatcacaacagcatagagatggacagaggtcacatcagcatagagatggacagag gtcataacagcatagagatggacagaggtcacaacagcatagagatggacagaggtcataacagcatagagatggacagaggtcataacagcatagagatggacagaggtcataacagcatagagatggacagaggtcataacagcatagagatggacagaggtcacaacagcatagagatggacagaggtcataacagcatagagatggacagaggtcataacagcatagagatggacagaggtcataacagcatagagatggacagaggtcataacagcatagagatggacagaggtcataacagcatagagatggacagaggtcataacagcatagagatggacagaggtcacaacagcatagagatggacagaggtcacaacagcatagagatggacagag gtcacaacagcatagagatggacagaggtcttatcagcatagagatggacagaggtcataacagcatagagatggacagaggtcacaacagcatagagatggacagaggtcataacagcatagagatggacagaggtcataacagcatagagatggacagaggtcacaacagcatagagatggacagaggtcataacagcatagagatggacagaggtcacaacagcatagagatggacagaggtcataacagcatagagatggacagaggtcataacagcatagagatggacagaggtcataacagcatagagatggacagaggtcataacagcatagagatggacagaggtcataacagcatagagatggacagaggtcataacagcatagagatggacagaggtcataacagcatagagatggacagaggtcacaacagcatagagatggacagaggtcataacagcatagagatggacagaggtcacaacagcatagagatggacagaggtcacaacagcatagagatggacagaggtcataacagcatagagatggacagaggtcacaacagcatagagatggacagaggtcataacagcatagagatggacagaggtcacaacagcatagagatggacagaggtcacaacagcatagagatggacagaggtcataacagcatagagatggacagaggtcataacagcatagagatggacagaggtcataacagcatagagatggacagaggtcataacagcatagagatggacagaggtcataacagcatagagatggacagaggtcacaacagcatagagatggacagaggtcacaacagcatagagatggacagaggtcacaacagcatagagatggacagaggtcacaacagcatagagatggacagaggtcacaacagcatagagatggacagaggtcacaacagcatagagatggacagaggtcacaacagcatagagatggacagaggtcacaacagcatagagatggacagaggtcacaacagcatagagatggacagaggtcataacagcatagagatggacagaggtcacaacagcatagagatggacagaggtcacaacagcatagagatggacagaggtcacaacagcatagagatggacagaggtcacaacagcatagagatggacagaggtcacaacagcatagagatggacagaggtcacaacagcatagagatggacagaggtcacaacagcatagagatggacagaggtcatatcagcatagagatggacagaggtcataacagcatagagatggacagacattaccattga
- the LOC127926773 gene encoding coagulation factor V-like isoform X16 encodes MDRGHNSIEMDRDHNSIEMDRGHISIEMDRGHNSIEMDRGHNSIEMDRGHNSIEMDRGHNSIEMDRGHNSIEMDRGHNSIEMDRGHNSIEMDRGHNSIEMDRGHNSIEMDRGHNSIEMDRGHNSIEMDRGHNSIEMDRGHNSIEMDRGHNSIEMDRGHNSIEMDRGHNSIEMDRGHNSIEMDRGHNSIEMDRGHNSIEMDRGHNSIEMDRGHNSIEMDRGHNSIEMDRGHNSIEMDRGHNSIEMDRGHNSIEMDRGHNSIEMDRGHNSIEMDRGHNSIEMDRGHNSIEMDRGHNSIEMDRGHNSIEMDRGHNSIEMDRGHNSIEMDRGHNSIEMDRGHNSIEMDRGHNSIEMDRGHNSIEMDRGHNSIEMDRGHNSIEMDRGHNSIEMDRGHNSIEMDRGHNSIEMDRGHNSIEMDRGHNSIEMDRGHNSIEMDRGHNSIEMDRGHNSIEMDRGHNSIEMDRGHNSIEMDRGHNSIEMDRGHNSIEMDRGHNSIEMDRGHNSIEMDRGHNSIEMDRGHNSIEMDRGHNSIEMDRGHNSIEMDRGHNSIEMDRGHISIEMDRGHNSIEMDRHYH; translated from the exons atggacagaggtcacaacagcatagagatggacagagatcacaacagcatagagatggacagaggtcacatcagcatagagatggacagag gtcataacagcatagagatggacagaggtcacaacagcatagagatggacagaggtcataacagcatagagatggacagaggtcataacagcatagagatggacagaggtcataacagcatagagatggacagaggtcataacagcatagagatggacagaggtcacaacagcatagagatggacagaggtcataacagcatagagatggacagaggtcataacagcatagagatggacagaggtcataacagcatagagatggacagaggtcataacagcatagagatggacagaggtcataacagcatagagatggacagaggtcataacagcatagagatggacagag gtcataacagcatagagatggacagaggtcacaacagcatagagatggacagaggtcataacagcatagagatggacagaggtcataacagcatagagatggacagaggtcacaacagcatagagatggacagaggtcataacagcatagagatggacagaggtcacaacagcatagagatggacagaggtcataacagcatagagatggacagaggtcataacagcatagagatggacagaggtcataacagcatagagatggacagaggtcataacagcatagagatggacagaggtcataacagcatagagatggacagaggtcataacagcatagagatggacagaggtcataacagcatagagatggacagaggtcacaacagcatagagatggacagaggtcataacagcatagagatggacagaggtcacaacagcatagagatggacagaggtcacaacagcatagagatggacagaggtcataacagcatagagatggacagaggtcacaacagcatagagatggacagaggtcataacagcatagagatggacagaggtcacaacagcatagagatggacagaggtcacaacagcatagagatggacagaggtcataacagcatagagatggacagaggtcataacagcatagagatggacagaggtcataacagcatagagatggacagaggtcataacagcatagagatggacagaggtcataacagcatagagatggacagaggtcacaacagcatagagatggacagaggtcacaacagcatagagatggacagaggtcacaacagcatagagatggacagaggtcacaacagcatagagatggacagaggtcacaacagcatagagatggacagaggtcacaacagcatagagatggacagaggtcacaacagcatagagatggacagaggtcacaacagcatagagatggacagaggtcacaacagcatagagatggacagaggtcataacagcatagagatggacagaggtcacaacagcatagagatggacagaggtcacaacagcatagagatggacagaggtcacaacagcatagagatggacagaggtcacaacagcatagagatggacagaggtcacaacagcatagagatggacagaggtcacaacagcatagagatggacagaggtcacaacagcatagagatggacagaggtcatatcagcatagagatggacagaggtcataacagcatagagatggacagacattaccattga
- the LOC127926773 gene encoding coagulation factor V-like isoform X12 translates to MDRGHNSIEMDRDHNSIEMDRGHISIEMDRGHNSIEMDRGHNSIEMDRGHNSIEMDRGHNSIEMDRGHNSIEMDRGHNSIEMDRGHNSIEMDRGHNSIEMDRGHNSIEMDRGHNSIEMDRGHNSIEMDRGHNSIEMDRGHNSIEMDRGHNSIEMDRGHNSIEMDRGHNSIEMDRGHNSIEMDRGHNSIEMDRGHNSIEMDRGHNSIEMDRGHNSIEMDRGHNSIEMDRGHNSIEMDRGHNSIEMDRGHNSIEMDRGHNSIEMDRGHNSIEMDRGHNSIEMDRGHNSIEMDRGHNSIEMDRGHNSIEMDRGHNSIEMDRGHNSIEMDRGHNSIEMDRGHNSIEMDRGHNSIEMDRGHNSIEMDRGHNSIEMDRGHNSIEMDRGHNSIEMDRGHNSIEMDRGHNSIEMDRGHNSIEMDRGHNSIEMDRGHNSIEMDRGHNSIEMDRGHNSIEMDRGHNSIEMDRGHNSIEMDRGHNSIEMDRGHNSIEMDRGHNSIEMDRGHNSIEMDRGHNSIEMDRGHNSIEMDRGHNSIEMDRGHNSIEMDRGHNSIEMDRGHNSIEMDRGHISIEMDRGHNSIEMDRHYH, encoded by the exons atggacagaggtcacaacagcatagagatggacagagatcacaacagcatagagatggacagaggtcacatcagcatagagatggacagag gtcataacagcatagagatggacagaggtcacaacagcatagagatggacagaggtcataacagcatagagatggacagaggtcataacagcatagagatggacagaggtcataacagcatagagatggacagaggtcataacagcatagagatggacagaggtcacaacagcatagagatggacagaggtcataacagcatagagatggacagaggtcataacagcatagagatggacagaggtcataacagcatagagatggacagaggtcataacagcatagagatggacagaggtcataacagcatagagatggacagaggtcataacagcatagagatggacagaggtcacaacagcatagagatggacagaggtcacaacagcatagagatggacagaggtcataacagcatagagatggacagaggtcacaacagcatagagatggacagaggtcacaacagcatagagatggacagaggtcacaacagcatagagatggacagag gtcacaacagcatagagatggacagaggtcataacagcatagagatggacagaggtcataacagcatagagatggacagaggtcacaacagcatagagatggacagaggtcataacagcatagagatggacagaggtcacaacagcatagagatggacagaggtcataacagcatagagatggacagaggtcataacagcatagagatggacagaggtcataacagcatagagatggacagaggtcataacagcatagagatggacagaggtcataacagcatagagatggacagaggtcataacagcatagagatggacagaggtcataacagcatagagatggacagaggtcacaacagcatagagatggacagaggtcataacagcatagagatggacagaggtcacaacagcatagagatggacagaggtcacaacagcatagagatggacagaggtcataacagcatagagatggacagaggtcacaacagcatagagatggacagaggtcataacagcatagagatggacagaggtcacaacagcatagagatggacagaggtcacaacagcatagagatggacagaggtcataacagcatagagatggacagaggtcataacagcatagagatggacagaggtcataacagcatagagatggacagaggtcataacagcatagagatggacagaggtcataacagcatagagatggacagaggtcacaacagcatagagatggacagaggtcacaacagcatagagatggacagaggtcacaacagcatagagatggacagaggtcacaacagcatagagatggacagaggtcacaacagcatagagatggacagaggtcacaacagcatagagatggacagag gtcacaacagcatagagatggacagaggtcacaacagcatagagatggacagaggtcacaacagcatagagatggacagaggtcacaacagcatagagatggacagaggtcacaacagcatagagatggacagaggtcacaacagcatagagatggacagaggtcacaacagcatagagatggacagaggtcatatcagcatagagatggacagaggtcataacagcatagagatggacagacattaccattga
- the LOC127926773 gene encoding coagulation factor V-like isoform X36 — MDRGHNSIEMDRDHNSIEMDRGHISIEMDRGHNSIEMDRGHNSIEMDRGHNSIEMDRGHNSIEMDRGHNSIEMDRGHNSIEMDRGHNSIEMDRGHNSIEMDRGHNSIEMDRGHNSIEMDRGHNSIEMDRGHNSIEMDRGHNSIEMDRGHNSIEMDRGHNSIEMDRGHNSIEMDRGHNSIEMDRGHNSIEMDRGHNSIEMDRGHNSIEMDRGHNSIEMDRGHNSIEMDRGHNSIEMDRGHNSIEMDRGHNSIEMDRGHNSIEMDRGHNSIEMDRGHNSIEMDRGHNSIEMDRGHNSIEMDRGHNSIEMDRGHNSIEMDRGHNSIEMDRGHNSIEMDRGHNSIEMDRGHNSIEMDRGHNSIEMDRGHNSIEMDRGHNSIEMDRGHNSIEMDRGHNSIEMDRGHNSIEMDRGHNSIEMDRGHNSIEMDRGHNSIEMDRGHNSIEMDRGHNSIEMDRGHNSIEMDRGHNSIEMDRGHNSIEMDRGHISIEMDRGHNSIEMDRHYH, encoded by the exons atggacagaggtcacaacagcatagagatggacagagatcacaacagcatagagatggacagaggtcacatcagcatagagatggacagag gtcataacagcatagagatggacagaggtcacaacagcatagagatggacagaggtcataacagcatagagatggacagaggtcataacagcatagagatggacagaggtcataacagcatagagatggacagaggtcataacagcatagagatggacagaggtcacaacagcatagagatggacagaggtcataacagcatagagatggacagaggtcataacagcatagagatggacagaggtcataacagcatagagatggacagaggtcataacagcatagagatggacagaggtcataacagcatagagatggacagaggtcataacagcatagagatggacagaggtcacaacagcatagagatggacagaggtcacaacagcatagagatggacagaggtcataacagcatagagatggacagaggtcacaacagcatagagatggacagaggtcacaacagcatagagatggacagaggtcacaacagcatagagatggacagag gtcacaacagcatagagatggacagaggtcataacagcatagagatggacagaggtcacaacagcatagagatggacagaggtcacaacagcatagagatggacagaggtcataacagcatagagatggacagaggtcacaacagcatagagatggacagaggtcataacagcatagagatggacagaggtcacaacagcatagagatggacagaggtcacaacagcatagagatggacagaggtcataacagcatagagatggacagaggtcataacagcatagagatggacagaggtcataacagcatagagatggacagaggtcataacagcatagagatggacagaggtcataacagcatagagatggacagaggtcacaacagcatagagatggacagaggtcacaacagcatagagatggacagaggtcacaacagcatagagatggacagaggtcacaacagcatagagatggacagaggtcacaacagcatagagatggacagaggtcacaacagcatagagatggacagaggtcacaacagcatagagatggacagaggtcacaacagcatagagatggacagaggtcacaacagcatagagatggacagaggtcataacagcatagagatggacagaggtcacaacagcatagagatggacagaggtcacaacagcatagagatggacagaggtcacaacagcatagagatggacagaggtcacaacagcatagagatggacagaggtcacaacagcatagagatggacagaggtcacaacagcatagagatggacagaggtcacaacagcatagagatggacagaggtcatatcagcatagagatggacagaggtcataacagcatagagatggacagacattaccattga